The DNA window atattctttttactaaTCTAATTATcagaaatgataataatattatcatataataatagattgttttaataaaaaaagtgataacatatatttctattacttAAGAAATACGACTCGATTGTTGCATATCTTCTTGACTAATGTCGCACTAAtccttatttcattttttacattgtgcatgattctataaaaaaatgtatatatcgtATATTCCgtaaaatttcacatttatttttaataaactaaacgataacaaatataattttataaatagcttttatattttattatattagcaTTTACaacaagatatattaaaattattgcattgtGACGATCTATATATGCGTGTTCAactataatgataaattttatattataaacttattGGATAGAATAAATTACCATAAAATATGAAAGTGACATGCTTGTAagctgaaataaaaaatttcttgacaAACAggcaaaaatattcaataatagattattattaatgcttCAATTTTACCGTGGCAAATCCTTCTAAAGATGGAATAAATAAGCCGCCAATCGTAATCGTGCAATATCGCATGCTTCTCTGCATTACAAGCAGCAATAACTTTTGAGCTTTTAATGGAGCCATGTACCATTGTACGTTGTATCTATGCAATGTATTAAAGGAAGATTATAATTGAAAGTTTCAATGttgacacaaattttttattctttagcATTATAATAACTATCTAATTAGCTCTCAcgttttgtgaaaaatatcgCCGCTATGATCGATCACCTTCTGTCCCAAATAGTTACAGAAAAACAGATACCCAAATTGACCCATTACAAACAAAAGAGTTGTTACTGTCTCCTGATGTTCTTTAGTTGTTATCTGTCGAGAAAGCTACGATCACACAGCAAATGATCAGTTTGCTTTGTAAGGAATGCAGATTTTGCATCTAGAGATGCGATATTATATGCAGGTATCgcgtttacaatatttaattaaaatatgttaattcaGCGTCACTATTATtagtatcaataaaaatatatatcaatagtTACTTACGCGATAGAGATTGATGCTTAGCGATAGTACCGTCAATGGTAGTGCAGTGAAAAACACccacttaaaattttctttcgacATTTCAATAAAccttaaacattaattacgtGCGTAGGATacatgtacaaataattattgtcaATAATTACGTATAATTATTGGCAATAGTCATTTGCGATTTATATAATTCCTTGcacatgaaattttatattttatatcgatgcaaaattattagagaaattaataGTTTGAACAAAAATCATGCtacagaataaaagaaattttcttgtttaaattaataagaattacgGATTACTCGATTGCTTTTCTGTGTATATCGACTGCGCTGATTATTCCCTGATATATTATCGAGTTTTTTTCAGCAACAGATATGACATCTTGTACCATACCTCTATGCAATGTTTGTTCTATGCGACaactaaaaagtaatttgtatgtttaatgttgtcaaaattataataattcactcgcttcttaaaacattatttacttGGCTACTTCGAATAATCCGCAAGCATGTTGcgtatataacataaaaagtgTCTCGACGGCTATCAGCACAGTTAGACTGCATAAAACGACAAAGAACAGATACAATAAAAGCGGAGTGAAATACTTTTGCTGATCTACAAAACATTCGATCTCGGCCGGAAATTGTCGCAGACGAGATTCGTTCACAGCCTTTGTGATGTCCAGaacaaaatttgacagaaGCTGTATCAAAATGAAGCTAAATGTACTCAAATAGATGGATACTGCAACAGTTAAATCAATTCTGAATTGCTATTAAATCCagcaagttgaaaaattattcaatatattgcTTACATGTCGTAACCAATGTGATGAGTCTTCCAATagctgaatatttttttattatctcaaGTTCACGCGCGTTGTTTATTTCATTCCAGTCGATATGCACTCGTTCTATAAGGCTTTGCATCTacattcataataattattttacgttttttaatattctaaataaatttaatattgaatgtaTTTACCTTTTTCGTATTTAagcaaagaatattatatctCAATAGATAAGTTAGCCATGGCATACTATATGCGAGGATCTTCAGAAGAAGATCCATACTGTATTCTCTTGTGACGAAGGTTGTAAActgaaagtaatattttcttccaagttattttgacttttcattaattttgtcaatattaAGCGGTCATTATCTAcggtaaaatttcaaaaaatttttcattttttttcaatttttcgaaAGTACATGTATTCAAGAATTTACTGTATAATTTTGATGAAGAAATTCGAATTATTTCGATGTGTTACAGCTAATTTGTAATAGCGCTCGAAACGCTCACTCTGCTCAAATTGCACACCAACGGCTCTAAGTCATTCTACACTCTCTGcgcgacaaaaaatttaataactataaatacctaatcgattttaatttttgggaGCTTATTCTACACATCTATAGCTATTGTCTTTAccaaaattatgtcaaaatattgattctattatattttttacataacaaaaagaaatatgtttcTTCTCACTTTTTTCGGAACAAtactactttttattttttaataaaaattattaattatggtAGGAACGATAGCAACActcatacaaattaataatttattgagaaaTCAATCCCGTAGTGGATACATTTGGTTTTTAAGACAccatataaaaacattgaaaaacaataaataacaatactttaaaattatttaatattatttagattgtagtttaataaatacaaaaaagagaattatttaaatatatatacatagtatATTCACTAAGaaacaatttctaaaaaaaacctCAATTTTTGAATCATTACAGTAGAATGAcctcttaatataattttggcTAGTAACTTTGCAATGGTTTTGTAGAAGTTAatcaatatacaataattatgttcaagatatataataattttaagcgTCACTGAATTCGTTAAaactttatgttattttaatttttttacagctaatttattaaaattaatacatttataaaaattaatttttttaacttttatatcaaacaacaatattttgaagataattttgattaattgcAAAAGTAAGATTTATAAACTGTTATACCTGAAATACTACTCCTGATATAAGTATTATGGTCATCATCGTTATTAGAACACATCTGAAACCAAAACTTTGATATGGCCATAGGCCAatacataacaataaatttcgaTTAATAGTGTAATAAGTATCTGCTGTGTTACTATCAGTCATCTCGGTGCAAGTGCCGTGACGCgatatgtgtaaaatttttttcttcttttatctgCTAACATgttctattataatttcataatttttgtacattttttcgcTTACAAATATCATACAGATATTACACTAATGTCGAAATTACGAAATTTTGCggatattaaaattgtgttgAATAACTAAgttcaaattgcaattttaactTATACCTGACTAAAAtgtctattattaaaaacaaatacattattaCTTGCAAAGTATGTATGTGTCGTGTAATTGGTTATTCGTTTTCTATTATCGTCATCTCTTATATTCGATCGACGCAAGCGCAATTGTAATGTCgttttcacatattttcaatGTCCCTTCAGTCTTATATGAGATGTAAAACGATGCGGACTTTCTTTCGATGTGTATATAACAATATCAATATGTAGACATATAAGATTAAaggttattattaaaattactattttattttattatattatacataaacttttgatatatttgataatGCTTACCgaagtaaaaaattcaagtGATTCAAGTGATGCCAATTCGGCAAATACACTATATAGtgtaaatttacaacttttcAGGCttctttgtattataatttgtattataatactattgtattataaattgtagCAGTTTTTGTAATGGAATAGGGACGGAATACCAAGGTAACTTACAtctaataatgatattatgaTCATTAGCTtttggcctgttcttttttgtTGCACTGCTACATTGATGTAATAAGTTAgagtaaaacatttatacaatGTATCTcactctaacttattgcagATATTGAGAATAGGCCTTTTTGTCATCAAAATAAGCGTGATTATTTACGCGTTTCTTTCTCATCATTGAGTAATGACGTCACTATAtgagtataaaatactcaCATTATTGATTGTGAGTGATTTAgtatcattttaatataaatgcaaagCCAATTAATGTTAGCGCAATACTTACGCGAAACATGTTGAGACTTAGAGAAAGTACATCCAATATAAGTAACAAGAAATAAGACATTTCAAAGCAGAAATGAAAAGAATCAAAAAACATtccacaaaaataatattttaatattaataaaagtaccaattgaataaataatcatcCTCCGTATGAcaaacacaaataattttttatttaattaaaattgaatagaagaaaaatttgGCATTAGAAGCAaggtttattattatcatggaacataattttaatataatttttattaaggtaTGTAGCATATATTGTTATTCAGCTTTGTGTGTCATTATtagcttattaatttttttacagattataaattgttaaataatcaaatttttaagttaataatatttgtacacacaggtattttttatctctagaacaaaacaataaatttataattttttatctttttcataccataaaaaataaacagcaatattttaatccaatacatttgttataaattaaaaaaaatattacacaattaaTGCCATAGCATTTGTTAAAcagaatttgtaaattaacaacaagttttatacatttttaaattaagacatttaatcaaatgtttattaaaaatatattttttaaattataacatattaaaatttgtgtaatgttatatttcccccaaaaattataaaattggtGTCTTTGTAATTGAAATCACATACGCACATTACATGGAACATAAgagtgtaaaaaaagaaagcaatAAACTCAAGgcctaaaacaaaaaaaaaaaattatttatggagttaattgatataatgattattatgtttatataatatttttcttaatttcttaCCGTAGCCAGACCTTCCAAACAGGGACTGAACAAACCAGCAGCATCAACTTTGTAACTCTTTGTACCTTTTCTAATTAGAAAGAATATcaatttctgtatttttaatgGAGCATTATACCATTTCGTATTACAgctatattacaaaaattaattaatagtaaactataaatatatcttcattttaattatatgcgGATCTTCTGATCAGTTCAATTCAATTTatgatacataaaatatatgtattattatgttatataaatatactacaTACATCATGTGATAGACATGTTCgtcacaatttataaattcttgtcCAACAAAGTTacctataattaaaaatagaaaaacgaaaattatGTAACAGACTAATTTAATAGTTTCCATTTTTTCCTGTTGCATTGTGAGTATGCGAAATAGCTGTAAGTAAAATCGATGAttctaacaattaaaattaatcttataaataGCAAAATTTCATATGTAAACAGTATATTACACGAAAAAAACTTATAGTTGCTGTACATAGACCGGCTGTAATCATAAACAAATATGATAGTCCAAAGCTAGCctttaataaatctgaaaacctaacaaaaaatttctttatcattaaattgcttaaaattataatatatctttattctaTTTCGGGGctgttataaataatctattcatataaaagatatttttaaaattagcaGAATACTGACTCAAGCGCTCTTCTATGGGTATCCACTGCAGCGATTATTTTATCATGGAATATAATATAGCTTTTCGCTGTGGATAGTTGTGAAATGTCTACACTTAGCATATGTTTCATGCGGTAACTGTAAAATTCTGtatgtcataaaaaatatataacatatggcatagcattaatttaaaaccataataaaattacaacatataattcttgcattattttaacaaGTACTAATCTCacatataaatacacacacacatttttaatatattatgttctTATATTATGTGCGTAATAGCGCGGAactcatacatttttttatatatacaaaattaataaatacatattcgaatccttatattattattttctacttcctaattttcaagttttttaatgCTCTATTGTCTTATCAATTCATATTTGTGTCATTACATACgtaaagtaagaaaaaaaaatataaaaatagaaatggtAATTAATGGAGAAGAGAATAAATGGTACCAAAATCCAAGTGAAATACATAAAGTctaataaattctataaatagtataaattaaaaggttAATTTATCATTTGGCTAAAATAACTGATTGctagaaaacaattttctaagcataaaaaatataccaataaattttgaaagagataaaagaaataaaaaagaaacaataataaaaacaataataaaaagatatgttaacagaaatcttttttatttacgatgTACCtggtaattttaaacattccgAAAGCGTGTAACGCATTTACCAATGAAAATGTTTCAGCAGCTATTCCAGTAATTCCACTAATAAGCACTCCCACAGCATCatgtattattacaaaataaaaatatttttgttgcttaacaaaataatgtgcCTGATAAAGAAGTAAACGCGGGCGAGACTCATTTAAAGGCTTCACGATGTCAAGTATATTCGGTATGTATTGTATTATAGTAAAACCGAAACATCCAAAACAGAcgcatactaaaatttttaaaattttataaattcatatagtcaaagaaaataatagttGATTGACgttcaaattatatatgagaagataaaaaacaaaaactttaataaagaatGCGTAGTTGCATTAACTTTGAAAATCAAGTAAAccttagaaaaataaaaatctttcacatattgatttctaaaaagcattacattaatttaattatatcaaaatttaagaaatttacaaaagacGGAAAAATTgactatgttataatattttaaacctGCGTTCCGTATAACACttgaaaagtttataatttttgtataattagatactaaattaaattcgcacaaagtaattaaaaatttaattagtgcATACTTCCTATAGCTATCGTAAATTGTCTTCCAATGGTAGCGTATTTGTGCATTATGGCAGTCTCTTGatcatttacaataatactcCAGTTACTTTGAACATGGTTCCGTAATTGTTTTATCTATTACACAATTTAAGTAGAGACAGAATAAACATACTTATAcgttatacacatatatgaatttgtttatattattgtttttatatactaatacacacgcgatattttctgcagttttaatttgtagaaataagtttagattaaaatattgatacacTTACATTTCCCATAACAGcagaaaaagtaatatatttaatgaaccACATTAAAACGAGGAATATAACAGCTAATACTTCCAGAAGAAGATCAAAAGTGCATTCcggaagaaataatttcataaactgTAAGCAATacttattgatatataaatattttaactatagaataacaaattgattttgtatatctgaaaaaaaattattttaaaaaacccATGTACACACAAAATacgttaaatttaaactatttaaattatatattaagtatttgtattatgtgttacatatttattttatgttattcaaaatgtattattaaactttaaattgtgTTAGTAAGGATCTCAGATATTGCAAATTCTTGTATATGGAAATGCAGAAAGTAAAAATGATTCTATCTTTAGGTTGGTTTAGCATAATGAATCTGattaaatatgcattttcAATTATGAAGGAAAAATATATGCGTCCTAATATAGTTATGCTATGAGATTTGAGTGATTTAAAAATCACTTTACAATTATGTTAACATTTTGGATTGTTTATTAGATAAGAATGTGTAACAACATTTAGAGTATATCAAATCGTGTACGCTTGCGATGCGtgc is part of the Monomorium pharaonis isolate MP-MQ-018 chromosome 2, ASM1337386v2, whole genome shotgun sequence genome and encodes:
- the LOC118644113 gene encoding uncharacterized protein LOC118644113 isoform X1, whose translation is MTDSNTADTYYTINRNLLLCIGLWPYQSFGFRCVLITMMTIILISGVVFQFTTFVTREYSMDLLLKILAYSMPWLTYLLRYNILCLNTKKMQSLIERVHIDWNEINNARELEIIKKYSAIGRLITLVTTLSIYLSTFSFILIQLLSNFVLDITKAVNESRLRQFPAEIECFVDQQKYFTPLLLYLFFVVLCSLTVLIAVETLFMLYTQHACGLFEVANCRIEQTLHRGMVQDVISVAEKNSIIYQGIISAVDIHRKAIEFIEMSKENFKWVFFTALPLTVLSLSINLYRLSRQITTKEHQETVTTLLFVMGQFGYLFFCNYLGQKVIDHSGDIFHKTYNVQWYMAPLKAQKLLLLVMQRSMRYCTITIGGLFIPSLEGFATLTSMSLSYFMVIYSIQ
- the LOC118644353 gene encoding uncharacterized protein LOC118644353 → MKLFLPECTFDLLLEVLAVIFLVLMWFIKYITFSAVMGNIKQLRNHVQSNWSIIVNDQETAIMHKYATIGRQFTIAIGICVCFGCFGFTIIQYIPNILDIVKPLNESRPRLLLYQAHYFVKQQKYFYFVIIHDAVGVLISGITGIAAETFSLVNALHAFGMFKITSYRMKHMLSVDISQLSTAKSYIIFHDKIIAAVDTHRRALEFSDLLKASFGLSYLFMITAGLCTATISFFRLFRILTMQQEKMETIKLVCYIIFVFLFLIIGNFVGQEFINCDEHVYHMICNTKWYNAPLKIQKLIFFLIRKGTKSYKVDAAGLFSPCLEGLATALSLLLSFFTLLCSM
- the LOC118644113 gene encoding uncharacterized protein LOC118644113 isoform X2, with the protein product MTDSNTADTYYTINRNLLLCIGLWPYQSFGFRCVLITMMTIILISGVVFQFTTFVTREYSMDLLLKILAYSMPWLTYLLRYNILCLNTKKMQSLIERVHIDWNEINNARELEIIKKYSAIGRLITLVTTLSIYLSTFSFILIQLLSNFVLDITKAVNESRLRQFPAEIECFVDQQKYFTPLLLYLFFVVLCSLTVLIAVETLFMLYTQHACGLFEVANCRIEQTLHRGMVQDVISVAEKNSIIYQGIISAVDIHRKAIEFIEMSKENFKWVFFTALPLTVLSLSINLYRLSRQITTKEHQETVTTLLFVMGQFGYLFFCNYLGQKVIDHSGDIFHKTYNVQWYMAPLKAQKLLLLVMQRSMRYCTITIGGLFIPSLEGFATNHAQCKK